From Paraburkholderia fungorum, the proteins below share one genomic window:
- a CDS encoding MarR family winged helix-turn-helix transcriptional regulator has translation MPNLDTLRRTVSSTLVVAARKWRRTSHGVLAAFNVSEACATPLLTASRLGSAVRQVTLADHVGIEGPSLVRLLDQLCAAGLMRRDEDPEDRRAKTVALTDEGRAVTAKMEEELVTLRAQALKDVSRSDLEAALRVLAAFTADPADHAETGRADTGRADPGSVEREPRQPRSQTHDRRTERTERKSPAKITRAAKARNNQRDADKAAPQDADDPA, from the coding sequence ATGCCGAACCTCGATACCCTGCGCCGGACTGTCAGCAGCACCCTGGTCGTCGCTGCCAGAAAATGGCGGCGCACGAGCCATGGCGTGCTGGCGGCTTTCAATGTGTCAGAAGCGTGCGCCACCCCGCTGCTCACCGCCAGCCGACTCGGCTCGGCGGTGCGTCAGGTCACGCTGGCCGATCACGTCGGCATCGAGGGGCCGTCGCTCGTGCGTCTGCTCGATCAGTTGTGCGCGGCCGGCCTGATGCGTCGCGACGAAGATCCCGAAGACCGTCGCGCGAAAACCGTGGCGCTGACCGACGAAGGCCGCGCCGTCACCGCGAAAATGGAAGAAGAACTCGTCACGCTGCGCGCGCAAGCTTTGAAAGACGTGTCGCGTAGCGATCTCGAAGCGGCGCTGCGCGTGCTGGCGGCGTTCACCGCAGACCCCGCCGACCATGCCGAGACTGGCCGTGCCGATACTGGCCGTGCCGATCCGGGCAGCGTAGAACGCGAGCCACGTCAGCCACGCAGTCAGACGCATGACCGGCGCACGGAGCGCACTGAACGCAAATCCCCCGCCAAAATCACACGAGCCGCCAAAGCGCGAAACAATCAACGCGACGCAGACAAAGCGGCGCCGCAAGACGCCGACGATCCGGCGTAA
- a CDS encoding ATP-binding protein has protein sequence MEQRVLILAPFGRDADVIAEVLQKDSRICVTCRDADALSEALDVGAGAALIAEEALAGNHASRLFAWLRQQPAWSDFPFILLAASRLGHRSASGLDVLEQLGNVVVLERPLNSETLRRAVASSLRARARQYQSRRHLAERIEAQEALVQLNDSLESRIAERTHELASANNRLMMEIHERAKVQAVLVQSQKMEALGQLTGGIAHDFNNLLNVIMVNSELIARVSSDERIRGMAATVKRATERGAKLTGQLLTFSRNSNLDLKAVNVVALLQGMRDIITVSLGSSIRYANEFDADEMWTQADANQLELAILNLAINARDAMPGGGQLGIRVKERTAPDQTLADGQYVVLEVADTGTGVPPDVVSRVFDPFFTTKPIGKGTGLGLSQVYGIARQAGGTARLFSEEGAGTTVEIWLPLREPVAPQAEAASDAEANAVGEKRVLVVEDDGEVRAMLVESLRMLGYTVTEAADGQSGLNRLKDDKPDLLMVDFAMPGMNGIDVIAEARKMREDLPVILATGYADVDISGLAVKRCTILRKPFQLDDLARTVRLGLAA, from the coding sequence ATGGAGCAACGCGTCCTCATCCTGGCGCCGTTCGGCCGCGACGCCGATGTGATTGCCGAAGTGCTGCAAAAGGACTCGCGGATCTGCGTGACCTGCCGCGACGCCGACGCGCTTTCCGAGGCGCTCGACGTCGGTGCGGGTGCCGCGCTGATCGCCGAGGAAGCGCTTGCGGGCAATCATGCGTCGCGTCTGTTCGCGTGGCTCAGGCAGCAGCCGGCATGGTCCGATTTTCCGTTCATCCTGCTCGCCGCGTCGCGGCTCGGGCATCGTTCGGCGAGCGGACTCGACGTGCTCGAACAGCTCGGCAACGTGGTCGTGCTCGAACGTCCGCTGAATTCGGAGACGCTGCGGCGCGCGGTGGCGTCGTCGCTGCGGGCGCGCGCGCGGCAGTACCAGTCGCGCCGCCATCTCGCGGAGCGGATCGAGGCGCAAGAGGCGCTGGTGCAGCTGAACGATTCGCTCGAAAGCCGTATTGCCGAACGCACGCACGAACTCGCATCCGCGAACAACCGTCTGATGATGGAGATTCACGAGCGCGCCAAGGTGCAGGCGGTGCTGGTGCAGTCGCAGAAGATGGAAGCGCTTGGGCAGCTCACCGGCGGCATCGCGCACGACTTCAACAACCTGCTGAACGTGATCATGGTCAACTCGGAGTTGATCGCGCGGGTCAGCAGCGATGAGCGGATTCGCGGCATGGCCGCCACCGTCAAGCGCGCGACCGAACGCGGCGCGAAGCTTACCGGCCAGTTGCTGACGTTCTCGCGCAATAGCAATCTCGATCTGAAAGCGGTCAACGTGGTGGCGCTGCTGCAAGGCATGCGCGACATCATCACGGTGTCGCTGGGGTCGAGCATTCGCTACGCCAACGAATTCGACGCTGACGAAATGTGGACCCAGGCCGACGCCAACCAGCTCGAACTGGCGATCCTCAATCTGGCGATCAACGCACGCGACGCGATGCCGGGCGGCGGTCAGCTCGGCATCCGCGTGAAGGAGCGCACCGCGCCCGATCAGACACTTGCGGACGGCCAGTACGTCGTGCTCGAAGTCGCCGACACCGGTACGGGGGTGCCGCCCGACGTAGTGTCGCGCGTGTTCGACCCGTTTTTCACGACCAAGCCGATCGGCAAGGGCACGGGCCTCGGTTTGAGCCAGGTCTACGGAATCGCGCGGCAGGCGGGCGGCACCGCGCGCCTTTTCAGCGAGGAAGGCGCGGGCACCACTGTCGAAATCTGGCTGCCGTTGCGCGAACCGGTCGCGCCGCAAGCCGAAGCGGCGTCCGACGCCGAGGCGAACGCGGTCGGCGAAAAGCGCGTGCTGGTCGTCGAGGACGACGGCGAGGTGCGGGCAATGCTGGTCGAGTCGCTGAGAATGCTCGGCTACACGGTGACCGAGGCAGCGGACGGCCAGTCGGGCCTTAACCGCCTGAAAGACGACAAGCCGGATCTGCTGATGGTCGACTTCGCGATGCCGGGGATGAACGGCATCGACGTGATCGCCGAGGCGCGCAAGATGCGTGAGGATCTGCCGGTGATTCTGGCAACCGGTTACGCCGACGTGGACATTTCAGGCCTGGCAGTGAAACGCTGCACGATTCTGCGCAAGCCTTTCCAGCTCGACGATCTGGCGCGTACGGTGCGGTTGGGGCTGGCGGCCTGA
- a CDS encoding ATPase domain-containing protein — protein MSNKPAAGTTGRLSSGIDGIDNILGGGLTPRRMYLVEGAPGTGKTTLALQFLLKGVEEGQRGLYITLSETRSELIAVGESHGWDVSRFTILELLSDEGLDPQYEQTVLHPAEVELGETVRNVIKQVDDLKPTRIVLDSLSELRLLSQNPLRYRRQILALKRYFATRECTVLLLDDNSSEPGDVQLHSIAHGVISLDNIAHDYGGNRRRARIAKMRGIKFREGYHDFTLDTGGINVYPRLVAAEHHAEFDTQVVSTGTDGLDALLGGGLIPGTNALMIGPSGVGKTTTVVSCLIAALERGERCAYYVFDETLTTLMIRCSTLGMQLAPHVESGLLTLRQIDPAEISPGEFASNVRTAVEKDNVRYVAIDSLNAYLQAMPGERYLLLQMHELLGYLNQQGVITMLVLGQHGIIGEVQNDIDISYLSDVVVLFRYFEHHGEVLTAVTAVKSRANAHERSIRQFRLGVRGVEVGEALRDFEGVLSGLPSYRGSTALLGATERVIETVRQ, from the coding sequence ATGTCAAACAAACCTGCCGCTGGTACGACCGGCCGCCTTTCCTCCGGAATCGACGGGATCGATAACATTCTGGGCGGGGGCCTGACACCTCGTCGCATGTACCTCGTGGAAGGGGCGCCCGGCACCGGCAAAACTACCCTCGCGTTGCAATTCTTACTTAAAGGTGTCGAGGAAGGACAGCGCGGCCTCTATATCACGCTGTCGGAGACACGCTCCGAGTTGATCGCGGTCGGCGAAAGTCATGGCTGGGACGTCAGCCGCTTCACGATTCTCGAACTGCTTTCGGACGAAGGCCTCGATCCGCAATACGAGCAGACCGTGCTGCATCCGGCCGAGGTCGAACTCGGCGAGACCGTGCGCAACGTGATCAAGCAGGTCGACGACCTCAAGCCCACGCGGATCGTGCTGGACAGCCTGTCGGAATTGCGGCTGCTGTCGCAGAATCCGTTGCGGTATCGCCGGCAGATTCTCGCGCTCAAGCGCTATTTCGCGACCCGCGAATGCACGGTCCTGCTGCTCGACGACAACTCGTCCGAGCCCGGCGACGTGCAGTTGCACAGCATCGCGCATGGTGTCATCAGCCTCGACAACATCGCCCACGATTACGGCGGCAACCGGCGCCGCGCGCGCATCGCGAAGATGCGCGGCATCAAGTTCCGCGAGGGCTACCACGACTTCACGCTCGACACGGGCGGCATCAATGTCTATCCGCGCCTGGTGGCGGCGGAGCATCACGCCGAGTTCGACACGCAAGTCGTCAGCACCGGCACCGACGGACTCGATGCGCTGCTTGGCGGCGGCCTGATTCCGGGCACCAACGCGCTGATGATCGGCCCGTCGGGGGTCGGCAAGACGACCACCGTGGTGTCCTGCCTGATCGCCGCGCTCGAACGCGGCGAACGCTGCGCTTACTACGTGTTCGACGAAACGCTCACCACACTGATGATCCGCTGCTCGACACTCGGCATGCAGCTCGCGCCGCACGTCGAAAGCGGCTTGCTGACGCTGCGCCAGATCGATCCCGCCGAGATTTCGCCGGGCGAGTTTGCGAGCAACGTGCGCACCGCGGTTGAGAAAGACAACGTGCGCTACGTCGCGATCGACAGTCTCAACGCCTATCTGCAGGCGATGCCCGGCGAGCGCTACCTGCTACTGCAGATGCATGAACTGCTCGGCTATCTGAACCAGCAAGGCGTGATCACGATGCTCGTGCTGGGGCAGCACGGCATCATCGGCGAAGTGCAGAACGATATCGACATCAGTTACCTCAGCGACGTGGTCGTGCTGTTCCGCTACTTCGAACACCACGGCGAAGTGCTGACCGCCGTCACCGCCGTGAAAAGCCGCGCCAATGCGCACGAGCGCTCGATCCGCCAGTTCCGTCTGGGCGTGCGGGGCGTGGAGGTCGGCGAAGCGTTGCGCGACTTCGAAGGCGTGCTGTCCGGACTGCCTTCGTATCGCGGCAGCACCGCGCTGCTCGGCGCGACGGAGCGTGTCATCGAAACGGTCCGGCAGTAA
- a CDS encoding LysR family transcriptional regulator — protein MELRHLRYFLTVAEEGQFTRAAERLSMQQPPLSQQIRALEEEIGFELFIRMPRGVTLTPAGHAFADDAQRLLQNLQASVDKASRIARGELGTISIGLTSSAAFHPFTTETIREFRAVYPEVSVELAELNAAEIIERLAAGQIQAAFLRKPVDVREGVAFELLLDEPMVVVLPVGHPLLKGRGKDGRKPPQVSLKALAHEDFILVRRPGAPGMYADILAACRQAGFVPRVAREVPRMVSGINLVATGMGVTLVPASMQRYDQLGTVYCTLTNPSGLSAPLHLAYPEALHNSAATRFIQLVQERVRN, from the coding sequence ATGGAACTGCGCCATCTGCGCTACTTTCTGACGGTCGCCGAAGAAGGCCAGTTCACGCGCGCCGCCGAACGGCTGTCGATGCAACAGCCGCCGCTTTCGCAACAGATCCGCGCGCTGGAAGAAGAGATCGGCTTCGAGCTGTTTATCCGCATGCCGCGCGGCGTGACGCTCACACCGGCAGGCCACGCATTCGCGGACGACGCACAACGTCTGCTGCAAAACCTTCAAGCCTCGGTGGACAAAGCCAGCCGGATCGCGCGCGGCGAGCTCGGCACGATCTCTATCGGGTTGACCAGTTCTGCTGCGTTCCATCCGTTCACGACCGAGACGATCCGCGAGTTCCGGGCCGTGTATCCCGAGGTGTCGGTGGAACTCGCCGAACTCAACGCGGCGGAGATTATCGAGCGCCTCGCGGCGGGCCAGATTCAGGCGGCGTTTCTGCGCAAACCGGTCGATGTGCGCGAGGGCGTCGCGTTCGAACTGTTGCTCGACGAACCGATGGTCGTCGTGCTGCCGGTCGGGCATCCGCTGCTCAAAGGCCGCGGGAAAGACGGCAGGAAGCCGCCGCAAGTTTCGCTGAAGGCGCTCGCGCACGAAGATTTCATTCTCGTGAGACGCCCCGGCGCGCCAGGCATGTACGCGGATATCCTCGCCGCGTGCCGGCAGGCGGGGTTCGTCCCGCGAGTCGCGCGCGAGGTGCCGCGCATGGTGTCGGGTATCAACCTCGTCGCGACGGGCATGGGCGTGACGCTGGTGCCCGCGTCGATGCAACGTTACGACCAGCTCGGCACCGTGTATTGCACGCTGACCAACCCGTCCGGGTTGAGCGCGCCGCTGCATCTCGCTTACCCCGAAGCGCTGCACAACAGCGCGGCGACGCGGTTTATCCAGTTAGTTCAGGAGCGCGTTCGCAATTGA
- a CDS encoding porin: MKKQYAAAALAMVSCAGAHAQSSVTLYGVIDTNLEFLNHAGADGGSLVRQNSGGLSNSRFGFRGDEDLGGGNRAFFILEGGFNGNDGTNASAGVLFNRTAAVGLANAYGAVSAGLQYTAMYDTLIKYDPMVFGQQYTWMPSTGLSDSFSFKARVNNSVKYVGHFGGLTATGVYSFGGSADSFQSSAAYGGALDYNIGSFAAALAYDYRNGAINSSNLWTKSRNWSASAREQIGDATLMGGYEHYLYNPTKGKSVSSALWFGGVRYLVKPELRVTLAAYYQSNKADNVSNALMGVLGADYILSKRTDVYATVAYAAATRYADGQYTPVGVTSDTAFGPDQTGVTLGIRHRF, translated from the coding sequence GTGAAAAAACAATACGCAGCGGCCGCGCTGGCCATGGTGAGTTGTGCAGGCGCGCACGCGCAGTCGTCGGTGACGTTGTACGGCGTAATCGACACCAACCTCGAATTTCTCAACCATGCGGGCGCGGACGGCGGTTCGCTGGTGCGTCAGAATTCCGGCGGCCTGAGCAATTCGCGCTTCGGCTTCCGGGGCGACGAAGACCTCGGCGGCGGCAATCGCGCGTTCTTCATTCTCGAAGGGGGATTCAACGGCAACGACGGCACCAATGCGAGCGCCGGCGTGCTGTTCAACCGGACGGCGGCGGTCGGGTTGGCGAATGCGTACGGCGCGGTGTCGGCGGGTTTGCAGTACACGGCCATGTACGACACGCTGATCAAATACGATCCGATGGTGTTCGGCCAGCAATACACGTGGATGCCGAGCACCGGCCTGTCGGACAGCTTTTCGTTCAAGGCGCGGGTGAACAATTCGGTCAAGTACGTAGGCCACTTCGGCGGATTGACGGCGACCGGCGTCTACAGTTTCGGCGGCTCGGCGGATTCGTTTCAGAGCAGTGCCGCGTATGGCGGCGCGCTCGACTACAACATCGGCAGCTTCGCGGCGGCGCTCGCGTACGACTACCGCAACGGCGCGATCAATTCGAGCAACCTGTGGACCAAATCGCGCAACTGGAGCGCGTCGGCTCGCGAGCAGATCGGCGACGCGACGCTGATGGGCGGCTACGAGCACTATCTGTATAACCCGACTAAAGGCAAGTCGGTGTCGTCGGCATTGTGGTTTGGCGGCGTGCGTTATCTGGTCAAGCCGGAACTGCGCGTGACGTTGGCCGCTTACTACCAGAGCAACAAGGCGGACAACGTGTCGAACGCGCTGATGGGCGTGCTGGGCGCGGACTATATTCTGTCGAAACGAACCGACGTCTACGCGACCGTCGCCTACGCTGCGGCCACCCGTTATGCCGATGGTCAGTACACGCCGGTCGGCGTGACGAGCGACACCGCGTTCGGTCCGGATCAGACCGGCGTGACGCTCGGCATCCGGCATCGTTTCTAA